A genomic window from Bacteroidota bacterium includes:
- a CDS encoding helix-turn-helix transcriptional regulator — protein MRLQTLAEKLFALSWKPLSGKKEMERILEELSEMLTKLMEEEKINQDGLAANTKFTPGYISQFKNKKCRNPKLESLVELANGFKRKVKITFEPEYNPTKQKNKNSF, from the coding sequence ACTTGCCGAAAAATTATTCGCACTATCATGGAAGCCGCTGAGCGGGAAAAAAGAAATGGAAAGGATACTGGAAGAATTATCGGAAATGCTCACTAAACTTATGGAAGAAGAAAAAATAAATCAGGACGGTTTAGCGGCAAATACAAAATTCACACCGGGTTATATCAGCCAATTCAAAAATAAAAAATGCAGGAACCCTAAATTAGAATCGTTAGTCGAACTTGCGAACGGCTTTAAACGCAAAGTGAAAATAACTTTTGAACCCGAATACAACCCAACCAAACAGAAAAATAAAAATAGTTTCTAA